The proteins below are encoded in one region of Ascaphus truei isolate aAscTru1 chromosome 10, aAscTru1.hap1, whole genome shotgun sequence:
- the LOC142504033 gene encoding uncharacterized protein LOC142504033 produces the protein MKFICKNDGRHLRPVSSRNTVSSSSSTVSSSRSTVSSRGTVSSSSRSTVSSSRSTVSSSRSTVSSSSRSTVSNSSMSTVSSSMSTVSSSRSTVSSSSSRNTVSSSSSTVSSSGTVISSRSTVSSSRSTVSSSRSTVSSSSRSTVSNSSMSTVSSSMSTVSSSRSTVSSSSSRNTVSSSSSTVSSSGTVISSRSTVSSSRSTVSSSSRSTVSSRRSTVSSSRSTVSSRSTVSSSRSTVSSSSRSTVSNSSRSTVSNSSRSTVSSSRSTVSSSRSTVSTVSSRSTVSSSRSTVSSSSRSTVSNSSRSTVSNSSRSTVSSSRSTVSSSRSTVSTVSSRSTVSSSRSTVSSSSRSTVSNSSMSTVSSSMSTVSSSRSTVSSSRSTVISSSSRSTVSSSRSTVSSSRSTVSSSSRSTVSNSSRSTVSSSRSKVSTASSRSTVSSSRSTVSNSSMSTVSSSRSTVSSSRSTVSSSRSTVSSSSRSTVSNSSRSTVSNSSRSTVSSSRSTVSSSRSTAMVMSRVSVQPM, from the exons ATGAAGTTCATCTGTAAAAATGACGGGCGCCATCTCAGACCTG TAAGCAGCAGGAACACAGtaagcagcagtagcagcacagTAAGCAGCAGCAGGAGCACAGTAAGCAGCAGGGGCAcagtaagcagcagcagcaggagcacagtgagcagcagcaggagcacaGTAAGCAGCAGCAGGAGCACAGTAAGCAGTAGCAGCAGGAGCACAGTAAGCAACAGCAGCATGAGCACAGTAAGCAGCAGCATGAGCACAGTAAGCAGCAGCAGGAGCACAGtaagcagcagtagcagcaggaACACAGtaagcagcagtagcagcacagTAAGCAGCAGCGGGACAGTAATCAGCAGCAGGAGCACAGTgagcagcagcaggagcacaGTAAGCAGCAGCAGGAGCACAGTAAGCAGTAGCAGCAGGAGCACAGTAAGCAACAGCAGCATGAGCACAGTAAGCAGCAGCATGAGCACAGTAAGCAGCAGCAGGAGCACAGtaagcagcagtagcagcaggaACACAGtaagcagcagtagcagcacagTAAGCAGCAGCGGGACAGTAATCAGCAGCAGGAGCACAGTAAGCAGCAGCAGGAGCAcagtaagcagcagcagcaggagcacaGTAAGCAGCAGGAGGAGCACAGTAAGCAGCAGCAGGAGCACAGTAAGCAGCAGGAGCACAGTAAGCAGCAGCAGGAGCACAGTAAGCAGTAGCAGCAGGAGCACAGTAAGCAACAGCAGTAGGAGCACAGTAAGCAACAGCAGCAGAAGCACAGTAAGCAGCAGCAGAAGCACAGTAAGCAGCAGCAGGAGCACAGTGAGCACAGTAAGCAGCAGGAGCACAGTAAGCAGCAGCAGGAGCACAGTAAGCAGTAGCAGCAGGAGCACAGTAAGCAACAGCAGTAGGAGCACAGTAAGCAACAGCAGCAGAAGCACAGTAAGCAGCAGCAGGAGCACAGTgagcagcagcaggagcacaGTGAGCACAGTAAGCAGCAGGAGCACAGTAAGCAGCAGCAGGAGCACAGTAAGCAGTAGCAGCAGGAGCACAGTAAGCAACAGCAGCATGAGCACAGTAAGCAGCAGCATGAGCACAGTAAGCAGCAGCAGGAGCACAGTAAGCAGCAGCAGGAGCACAGTAA taagcagcagcagcaggagcacaGTAAGCAGCAGCAGGAGCACAGTAAGCAGCAGCAGGAGCACAGTAAGCAGTAGCAGCAGGAGCACAGTAAGCAACAGCAGCAGGAGCACAGTGAGCAGCAGCAGGAGCAAAGTGAGCACAGCAAGCAGCAGGAGCACAGTAAGCAGCAGCAGGAGCACAGTAAGCAACAGCAGCATGAGCACAGTAAGCAGCAGCAGGAGCACAGTAAGCAGCAGCAGGAGCACAGTAAGCAGCAGCAGGAGCACAGTAAGCAGTAGCAGCAGGAGCACAGTAAGCAACAGCAGCAGGAGCACAGTAAGCAACAGCAGCAGGAGCACAGTgagcagcagcaggagcacaGTAAGCAGCAGCAGGAGCACAGCAATGGTTATGTCACGTGTCTCCGTTCAGCCTATGTGA